Proteins encoded within one genomic window of Turneriella parva DSM 21527:
- a CDS encoding 7-carboxy-7-deazaguanine synthase QueE, whose product MDVTAKREDLKLTVNEIFYSIQGEGSYALHPCVFVRLTGCNLRCTWCDTTYSFYEGEPQTITQILQTVTGYAAKNVEITGGEPLLQKNVYPLMHALHESGHKVLLETSGSVKVNQVPQFVHTILDMKAPGSGEHKKNRYENLQLLKSSDDLKIVIANHEDFQFAEDLIREHKVEALLQNPVIIQPVFGELNLAEAGEWLKNSPLNLRLGMQLHKYIYEPTLRAV is encoded by the coding sequence ATGGATGTCACGGCGAAAAGAGAAGACCTGAAGCTCACGGTCAATGAGATATTCTACAGCATTCAGGGCGAGGGCAGTTACGCGCTGCATCCCTGTGTTTTCGTGCGGCTCACAGGCTGCAATCTGCGCTGCACCTGGTGCGACACAACGTATTCATTCTACGAAGGTGAGCCGCAGACAATCACGCAGATTTTGCAGACTGTCACGGGGTATGCGGCGAAAAATGTCGAAATCACAGGCGGCGAGCCGCTGCTGCAGAAAAATGTGTATCCACTAATGCATGCGCTGCACGAGTCAGGGCACAAGGTCTTGCTCGAAACATCCGGCTCGGTCAAGGTGAATCAGGTGCCGCAATTTGTGCATACCATTCTCGACATGAAGGCGCCCGGCTCAGGCGAACACAAAAAAAATCGCTACGAGAACCTTCAATTACTCAAAAGCTCCGACGACTTAAAAATTGTTATCGCCAATCATGAGGATTTTCAATTTGCTGAAGACCTGATACGCGAACACAAAGTCGAAGCGTTGCTGCAAAATCCGGTCATTATTCAGCCAGTTTTTGGCGAGCTTAACCTTGCAGAGGCCGGCGAATGGCTTAAAAATTCACCGCTCAATCTTCGGCTCGGCATGCAGCTGCACAAATACATCTACGAACCCACGCTCAGAGCGGTCTGA
- the queD gene encoding 6-carboxytetrahydropterin synthase QueD gives MQIEKEFIFDSAHFLPLVPENHKCRKLHGHTYRVTIAVSGEINPQGWIMDFADIGDIVKPIVRSIDHTLLNSVEGLENPTAENIARWLFDRIKEKLPELAFVIVQEGESSRVIYPQRQ, from the coding sequence ATGCAGATAGAAAAAGAGTTTATTTTCGATTCTGCGCACTTTCTCCCGTTGGTGCCCGAAAACCATAAATGCAGAAAACTGCATGGCCACACCTACCGCGTCACCATTGCCGTGTCAGGTGAAATCAACCCCCAGGGGTGGATTATGGATTTTGCCGATATCGGCGATATCGTGAAGCCGATTGTGCGCTCGATCGATCACACGCTGCTCAACTCTGTCGAAGGGTTAGAGAACCCAACCGCAGAAAATATTGCGCGTTGGCTGTTTGACCGTATTAAAGAGAAATTACCAGAACTTGCGTTTGTGATTGTTCAAGAAGGCGAGTCGTCTCGCGTGATCTATCCCCAAAGGCAATAA